The following DNA comes from Sparus aurata chromosome 3, fSpaAur1.1, whole genome shotgun sequence.
aacaaaacatattacagcaacATTATTTGTCAGCTTACAACAGAGCACTTGTCTGTAAATATACATGTATTTGTCAGAGAGGGTCGCTCTCCTCTTCACACTGTCTCTGGACCATATGGATGAACATGACAAAGCATCTGTCGCTTACCCACAATCCATTGCGCCGTGACTACAGTCAAACTGACACTTACTTTGTGCTCACCAGTGGTTCTGAAGTCTCTACTAGTGTTTCTTTCTGCGTAGATCAGTAATAAGAACCGCTACAACTCTTTAAAACACTTGTCAGCGACATTaggaaagacaggaagtgtttgtCAGGTGAGAGGACTCACATGTGGACGTCAGCTGTGCGGCAATAAATACGAAGTGAGTACTTATAACTGAAAATGTAGCTAGTTACAATGTCTGTTTATACGTTTCAGACATGAGCAAAGCAATATGTGTCAGGGAAATGCTAGCTCTCCTTTAGCATAGCATGAAGTTGATGTAAGCTACTTTTGGAGATATTTAGGCTAGTTAGATAGCCGGCAAGCTAATTGCACTCGATGAGCTGTCAACTAACTAtcacagctagctagctagataTCTGTGTGACTCCAGGCCTGTTTAAAGCTATTATTTGGTCATGTTGCAGGAGAACCTGGTTTCAGTTTAGCGTTACAATGAAAATACTGATGTGTGGCTAACCTGTAATGTTGTAAAAGGAAATTATGACGCAGccacattaaaatgaaacttTAGGCTATGTCCACGATTTGGGGATTTGTCCTAATTGGGGACTCTAGTGCAGTTTCCAGTACAATAAATAGTAGATAAATCAAATGTTCAATTTCACAGAGCTTTATTGGCATGGgcaacaaatgtttttattgccaGAGCAagtgaaagaaacaacaacaaagaacaaaatataaatgtgcaTTGCCAAAATAagtatgaaataaaaagagaaaaaaaatacattaacagaagaaatgtttttttgtccttggggatatgtatgtttgtatgcaAATGATTACAAAAGTCGATTAAGATGAAGTAGAAAAATACAGATGTTCAGTTAAAGAGAACTGTATAGATGCCGCAGTCTTTGGAGGAGCTTGCATATATactgtttttttcaaagaagGGTGTTGATTATTTACTGCTGCACAAttgcatttattgtttttgtctcagTTGTTTATATTCATGTAAATATAGAGTCTTTCTTGATGGTATGAATGTTCAGTCCAGAGCTTATAATATATAAGTACCGCTCATGGCTGACCGAGATTTTTGAAACAGGCCTTTACCTTTACCAGGCATTGTGACACTAAAtgtagaatagaataaaaaagaacaatacTTTACAGTCTACCTTTTGGATAGATAATAGGCAAAAAGGAAATGATCACAATCGTATTCAAAACATGGAATGTTAAGCCGATTACACAGGAACAAGATAAGAGCTACATTCAAAATAGCAGCGGGTACTCAGTGTTTCATAGGCGTCACACACCAGCAGAGTCATGCAATAAGATATGTgtactgatttgtttttgaaaGCTTTTGGTAAGTAAATTAGAGGCAGCAGTATTTTTACCTTCAGCATTTTGTGATGAaactttctccttttttttctgtttctactTTATATTGTCATAGTCAGCTGTGATTATACTGTTGCGAAACTATCGCAGACTCAACTTCCTGGTTTAAAATATGCTCTTGTGGCATTGAATGCATGACCGAGGGGAGCTGCAAATTCAGCCGCAGTCAGCAAGAATGCAGGAGGGCGTGGTTTTGTCCTCTCATAAGATAGCAAAGGACGTGAGGTAGGCTCTCACTCCATTCTGCCTGTTCAACCCTCAGCTCCTGTCGCTCGCAAACATGGCTCATCTCACATCCCTTTTCAAGTATGTGGACGAACACCAGGATCTGTATGTGAAGGTGAGCTCATTCTGCTTGAAGTTTTGAAATACTAGTTCATTGTAAGTGTCCTGCTATTGTGGTCAGCTAAGCATTGTCGAACTGTCTGCCTTCACCTGATCAAATCATCATTGCTAGTGTTAGTTTTGCAACTCATTCACTCAGAGTTATGGTGCGTGCCAAGTGTCAGTGACATGTTAACTGTAGTTGTTGTAAAACTTTGTAGGGACATGGTGAGCTAAGAcacagtcactcactcacttttCAAATATCAGCTTCAAAGTAATTTTGATTgtatgaaattaaaatgtgtctgaattGTTCTTGTTTCGTAGCGCCTTGCAGACTGGGTGGAGGTCCAGAGTGTGTCTGCCTGGCCAGAGAAGCGTGGCGAGATCAAGAAGATGATGGAGATGGCAGCCAAGGACATTGAGAGGCTGGGGGGAACCGTGGAGTTGGTGGACATCGGCAAACAGAAGGTCAGAATGGTCATTGGTTTTTCATTGCCTTTCCTATTCAACCACCATTTTTGTaacttgattgttttttttattcaacaataTTTGCCTTATTTGACCGTTGTTATTATTGTGTGCATGCAGCTTCCCTCTGGAGAAGAGATCCCCCTGCCACCTATCATCTTGGGTCGTTTGGGGTCCGACCCTGGCAAGAAGACCGTGTGCATCTACGGCCATCTTGATGTGCAGCCAGCCAACATAGATGACGGCTGGGACACAGAGCCCTTCACTCTGGTGGAGAAAGATGGTGAGAGCAGAACTGCTTCGGTTTCTGTTTGGTACAAAGTCACCCTGAGTTGATTTTAATGATGagctcaaaataaaacagctttacTAGCTGTTATTGAAGTATGCGGGAGTACTGTTTTGGCACGTAAAATTGATGGGATTTACGTTAAGGTTTCTGTTAAAAGACTCTGATGTAATTATAAAAAACTTCCCTTTATGCCGTTGCAAAATGACAGTATCAAATCTTACAGGAATAAATGACCAAAACAGTCCTGATGCAGTAACAGAGAGGACAGTTCAAGAAACATATAGCTAAATAATATAATGAAACTGAAAACTTGGTATCagaatcatttatttaaaagtcTTCCTTTGGTGAGCAGAGAAGTTGCTTTCATCAACTTAACTTACATGTCACATCTTGTTTAAATGCTCTTTGAGCTTTTATCAGCTTTCTTGTGATCATATCACAGTTCACTACACATTTTCAAAGTCCAACCCAGTGACTTCATGTGTTAGGGTTGAGTCGTGCTCTTAATCATGTCTTATCTGCAAACCTCACAGGTCAGCTTGGATGTGCACTGTTGTATTGAACAGGAATCAGTAATATGTTCCGCTTTATTTGGGGCTCCAGTGAAGCATTTTATTTAGTCATTGAATTATATgatgataaatgtgtttttgtatagACTTATTTTGACAGCATTCCTAAATGTGCTGTTGTGTGTCAGCACCAGTTAATCCAGTCAGCTTCCCCATCTGCTGTTGTACTTGAAAGATAAGATTTAGAATCTAACATCCTGCATGAGTGAGGCACGTTTATGGGGCTTATTCTTGATTACTTCAGTTTTTCGATACACTGTCATAAATAagatttttctttcctctttacttttttcttatttaattgATTTATGTGACTAATACCAGTACCCACATGGTCTCGTGTAGTTTCTGGTGATAGTCAGCTGACAGACAAGTACCACAATCACTTCCTCCTGTCTCATTCCTGTCTGTTCAGCTCTGTTCTTGCTTACTTCATGTTTTATCATTATCCCGAGTTTGACTTAAATTGCTGACAGACACCACTGACCTATCATCCACTTTTCATGATGGAAACCAAGACCAACATAGAAAAGTCCAAAAGTAGAAAAGCAGCTAATGCATCTTCCACAATTCGAATCTTCAAGTCATCATTGTCTCCAATTGACAAAAAAATTGTCTAATTTTTTGTGAATAACTTGAAAgttgtttcatttaaataaaactttagGGCTTTAAACTAAAAATCTGTTTCCTTTTTGCAGGTAAGCTCTATGGAAGAGGTTCCACTGATGACAAGGGTCCCGTTTTGGCCTGGTTCAACTGCATTGAGGCCTACCAGAAGATCCAGCAGGTAATGCTCCTAAACCAACGTTTTGTCTCTAACTTAAAGTAAAGTACTTGAAGCTACAGGTGTGCTTTAGTAGTTTATCCCAAAAGTGTGAACTGTCAGTGATGGAGGACAAGACCCCAGTAATAAGAGCTGGTGAAATCACAGTCCAGTTGTAGAGCTTTTACAATGGCAAACCTACAgtattttagttttagttttgttatGTTCTGTCCAAAAATGTGCCCAGGCTGCATCCTCATAGACTTGGCAAATTGGGTGTGGTTTAACAGTGATGGGAAACATCAACACCGGTTAGAATTTACTGACTGGAATGTTGTTTGAATGGCAAAGTGGAAATCAACAGAGGTGTGGTGATTTATTTCAGGACTTTAAAAGGTGAATGGATTGATAATAGTAGGTTACTTACATACTTTCATTTCTCTAAAGGCTAGCCTTCTGAGATGTCTTGGAAGACAACGACTCCTGTTGCTGTAGCTCTCTCCACTCTGAGTACATTTTTAGGAGATTTTGAACATAATAGACTGATGTGTAAATGTGgggtaaaaatgtatttaaagtatGTGGATATTTTTATACCAGGAATATCTGGTGTGAATTCATAACACACAATGATAAATGAACAGGTAATTAACAAAAACTAACAAAGAATATTTAGATATTGTTGAGTGGATTGCAAGGAGTGATTTTCCAAGATGATTCTGCATCATTTTGAGAGATGAATTATCTCTCTGTTGAAGTACAGAGCTGATTTAGTGGAGTAGAGGCTTGTTGATCACTTTGGAGCAGTCAGCAGGATCAGTGGTCAAAGGTCTGTAGATGAAATCTGTAATCATGTTGCATGTCTTATCTAGCCATCACTTAATGATTAAACCAAGTCACGTCATATGCTTCTTGTTTTGAATCACCTGTATTCCCTGAAACAGTAGCTGACAAACTGTTGAAATATGCCCAGTAGGCTTTCCATGTCACTGATATTTAAACTTGTGCACAGTATAGCCTGGTGATAATGAATTTGGAAGTTTCAACAAAGTCACATTTTTTCCCAATCTCTCTCCACGCTGCAGGAGCTTCCCATCAACATCAAATTCTGCTTCGAGGGCATGGAGGAGTCTGGATCGGAGGGCCTGGATGAACTGGTGTTTGCTCGTAAAGACACTTTCTTAAAAGACGTTGACTATGTCTGCATCTCTGACAACTATTGGCTGGGCAAGACCAAACCCTGCATCACCTACGGACTGAGAGGAATCTGCTACTTCTTCATGGAGGTGAGGACGGGTTGTAGTGCTGTTTGATATTTATAAACTTTGAGTGTTTCAGAATACCACAGATGTACTCAGCATGTCTTGATGGATATCGGATtaacataatttattttttactttaaaggtGGAGTGCGGCTGCAAAGACCTGCACTCAGGAGTGTTTGGCGGCTCTGTCCATGAAGCCATGACCGACCTGATTGCACTTATGGGCAAGTAAAGCTGATAACTGCTTTCTGGTTGTGCTGGTAGtaaaagtttaattttttttaccttcactTACATTTTACATCAGAGTTTTAATCTGGGCTGTCTCTTCCTAAACAGGCTCCCTGGTAGACAAAAGAGGGAAGATTTTGGTTCCTGGCATGTACGATGATGTGGCCCCTCTGACAGATGAGGAGAAAAAGCTGTATGAGAATATTGAATTTGACCTGGATGAGTACTGCAAGGACGTTGGAGTTGGACAGCTGCTGCATGACAGCAAGGCAGGGAACTGATGTTTCCATCTCTCTAAAATAGAAATCTCTGGAAAGCTGCATGGTAATCCATCATCATTTAAATTGTATTGTTCTTGTCTTCCTGTAGGAACAAATCCTAATGCACCGCTGGAGATacccatctctttctcttcatGGGATTGAGGGAGCTTTTGCAGAAACTGGAGCCAAGACTGTGATCCCCCGCAAGGTCATTGGCAAATTCTCCATCCGCCTCGTCCCTGACATGGACCCCAAAGTTGTGGAGAAGCAGGTAGGCCATGAAATGTCTtctcactgatttttttttctcactctgacttttgttttaaatttaatGACTTTGCATGAGTGGTTGACTCACTCAGTCACACTTTCTTGGAAGGAATATTGCTTCTCCAACAAAAATTTACCAAGTAAGACAGAGTTACAGATTCTGAATTTGTTCAATGTTTGATCTATTCGTCATGAAGATAAATCACTGAATGATGTCGTAATCTTGTCAATAATCAGAACAATTGTGTATATATAACCCTCGACCCTTGTGAGTTTGTTAAATGCTTACCACAGCAGAAAACCAGGAATAGTAATGTATAAGAAGTTGGGAGGCACATTGAATAATGTGCATTAACAGATTTAAATACAGGTATGTTATAGAAATATTAAAAGGCTGGTAAAGCATTGCTTAAATGCAAGTTTGTGAAGGTGTGTACAAAATAATCCTTTATAATTGAGACTGAATAagagtgaaaaagaaatgttttgttttaaatgacattcaaaaatattttcagcCTGTTTAATAACCGATAAATTGTGTCCCTTTTAGATGTCAAATGGTCTCACAAACTTGTTACAAATGTGCTTTGATTTTACTCatatttttctctgtcattCGTAAAGGTTTTGGATTACCTGCAGAAGAAGTTTGCTGAACTGGGAAGCCCTAACAAACTAAATGTGAGCATGGGCCACGGAGCCAAGGCCTGGGTGTCTGACTTCAACCACCCGCACTACATGGCTGGTCGGAAGGCCATGAAGACAGGTACAGATGCAAGACTTATagtataatatatatgttttgtaaacaatatatatttcattCACTACTATtaccatttgtttttatttttaaggtaTTATTGGGTAATATCtagtttttgtcatgttttcacaCCGATGCTTTTACCTCTGTTCAGTGTTAATGCACTCTTCATGCAATAAAGGAAGTTTGAGCTACTAAATACACAAAGAAACAATTGTGATTAAGCCTGTGAATTTCAGTTGTATTAATGTACATGGAGTTCTACAATGGAGGCTGAAGGAATTTTTAAGAGGTACTCGGAGCATAAATAATTTGTTCAAGCATCAATCCAGTGTTTCTGGAAAGACAAGCTACTGACGTCAAAGGTAGAAAATAGTTTCCATTCGTGTCCGTTGAAGTGAGAACAATCCATCTCTGacctttaaaacacaaataaaacttaGATCTAAATACTACAAAGGGTTGTTGGTTTAAGAGAGTTCTAATGGGTGAGGATGAAACTatgtttgttgttgcagttgTTCCATCTCTGacctttaaaacacaaataaaacctaGATCTAAATACTACAAAGGTTGTTGGTTTAAGAGAGTTCTAATAGGTAAGGATGAAactatttttgttgttgcagttgTTAATAATGCAGCGTTTTATTCGTTCAATTCGACTGTTCATcacattttctcctcctccttgctGTGCCTCAGTCTTCGGTGTGGAGCCTGACCTGACTCGCGAGGGTGGAAGCATCCCCGTCACCCTGACCTTCCAGGAGGCCACAGGACGTAACGTCATGCTGCTCCCTGTAGGATCCTCTGATGATGGAGCTCACTCCCAGAATGAGAAGATCaacaggtacttttttttttttttacttttctatcTGAATCACTGGGATTGAAAGAAGAGGGGGCTTGGAAAGTTCCTTATAGGAGGTAAATAAGCATCAAAACAAACTATCAATCAATTATGAAAGCTAAAGGAAAGATTGTTTCAGGGCTTTTAAATGCTGTCTGTCAActccacattttgtttttagttacGTTGAACAGATTAAGTTTTTCTTCCCAactgttattttgaaaatgagatgCAACCACTGGAATTCTTTATGAATAATCTACACAATGAACCACTGACTATCCTACGATTTGAAGAAGCTCATCACAGTTTCATCTTTCTATTTTCAGGTCCAACTACATTCAGGGGACCAAGATGCTCGGTGCATACTTCCACGAGGTTTCCCAGCTGGAATGAAGTGATTTCTCatcatgaaaaatgtaaaatatgtaataaCATTATACTTCATCTCACTATCTGAGACACAGCTGTATGATTTACTCTCCACGGTTAATAGTTTTATACACACTGCCTCATAATAATAAAAGCGCTTTTCTTTGTTACcatgtgttttcctgttttattgatgttttgACGTTGTTTACAAGGAACTGAAAAATGAATTTGAGCTGCAGGGTGTGAAAATTTTATATggtgatttttattattttgaaataaagtactaataaaatgtacaaaattatCATTAGCAAAATGTCCTTAAAGTACCGAAAGTAAAAGTATGGTTTCTGCAGTAAAATGTCCCCTTTCACTCATTTATAAGTATAAATGACATCAGATTTCAGTGCTGTATCgatgtgaaaacaacattttcttgtGGTAGTTGCTTGAGGTGAAGATTATTTAAACTACTTGTCTGCAGTTTAGTCCAGTGGTTTCCAACTAGAAGGACAGGAGGTCTTGTGACCCTCCAATGGGTCACAAGATCAACTTGAGGGGTGAAGATATAGTAAATtggaatgaagaaaaaaacttatgctacatacatttatatgttTTTCGACTTGACATTAGGTGAATGTTTAACAAGACAATTTAAAAGCttattaaatgttgtttttatgtcaaAATTTGATCTGTAGAGTACCTGCAAGCTGTCAGAAAAATGTggtgctgtaaaaataaaatatttccatCTGAAATGTGGTGGAGTAGACATTTAAATTGGCATCAAATTGAAACAATCAATAAAGTACACATACTTAAAAATGTCACTTAAAGTACTTTAGTAAATTTACTAAGTTGCTTTAATAATGATAAGATTGTACACACTATTTGCCTTTTACGTACAGATATGAccaaggatgaaaaaaaaaacataattgcaCCCATATTTGTAAAACACACATAGTTTTTGGTACTGAACTTTAggttataaaaaaataaatagaaattgCCTGATTGCACAGGATTCAAGAATGAATTGCACAAGGAtgttaaaatatgaatatataggATTCACGGTATATATTAGATTAATAGTGAAAAGTCTTTTATACCACCTGACAGAAATGCAGGGGAGATGTGTCAGACTATGACCTGTCGTTCTGCTAAAACGTTGTTAACGTTTCATTCAGCCCTCGAGCAATTTCATAACATTCAAGCaatgtgagctctgagttggAAGTTAGcggtactgtccctttaagaagaGTCTGCACGTCGCCGGTGTCTGATATTGTCATGGCTCAATCCTCCTTTAACCCTAAACGTAAGCATTATAATTTGTAAAGTTTCACAACTACACAAAGCTATTATTTTAATCTCTATAAGCAATATGTTCTCAATCCGTCGTAAAGTTTCTCACCTCATGAATTAAGTCCGTGCATAAACGGAATGGTATACTTTCTGAGACTGCGTGGGGGATATAGGAAGAAACCTGGCAACACGAGTTGTCATTTTCCGGCGCGGGAAAATCATAAACAACACAAACGCACGGCGGAAGAAAGCCCTTTAAAACAGTCTTCTTTTCACTTTTCGGCTGCTTGAGTTGATATGCTTTACTAGAGCTGAAGAGACAAGAAAAAGGGGACTCACGGTGACTTTGAATCATACAGATTGTGATAAAATGCCAGCAGTAACGATGTGTTTacaacgttagctagctagctgtcatGTTGCtgttatgttagctagctgtcTCCTGTCAGACGTGATGCTCTAGCTACAATATGAATGCTGTAAAGTTGAATTAAAGTTAACTGACGGTGAGATAAGGAGTGTCGACCCTGTAGTGAACATTACAATGGATCGCTACAACGAGGTaaaactgctgctgaaaaccTGGGAGCAGGGTTTTGTCAAAGAGCACCAGAGGAAACCAAACAAGGTAATTTGAAGGCTAACCGAGAGTTAACcaacagcaacagagcagctcACTGCTTTGATTTACAATTACAAGACATGTTGTTTGCATGTTGCGtgggtttttgttgttgtggttctGTCTCCCTTCATATTAGTTGATTAGTACGATGCTCCTTAATTCCTAGGAGGACATTGATGAAGCTCCAGAAGACACCAGGAGTGAGTACAGTACTTAACTAGCAAACGAGATAAGTGGAAATAAGTTTGGTGACTTAAACATATTGCATTGTATGTCTTAATTCCAGAGCTGTATAAAGAATACCGAGGTTTGAAACAGGCCAAAGAGAATAGCAGCAGTGATGCAGCCAGCGGACATGCTGAGAAGTCCAGATCTACAGCTGAGGTCAACACTGCCCAGAAGTTACTcaaaataattgtgtttatGACTGTGGGTGTGTCCGTGCTTATGTTATTGTGCGTTAATATAACTGTTTCTGAGCAAAACGTTATACTCCCGCATATCTGAACGATAATCGAGTTGCTTGTTTCTCCTAATAACACCCTAATTTGAATCTCTTCCCTAACACTATCAGTCTATCTTTTACCCATCCATCCTTTAACCCATTGTTCCTTACTGTATGTATTTCTCTGCCTTTTCCTGATCTACTCAGGAGACAGACTGTTGGGGTTCCCATCTGAACCGCGGTGCACTGCCTGCATCCTCTCCCAAATTGACACCTCAGGACAGAGAGAGTTTAAAGGCGTCTGCTCAGTACTATGGCCTGAAGCTGAAAAACAACCTGGCTACACTGAGTAAGGTGAGGCACACCGCATTACACTAAGAGAGAAAAACTTTGGCTTCCCCGTTGAGAACGGATAAAGTGACTGACTGCTCAGACTAAAGATGATTTGTTTAGTGTTGGTTCTGTTGCTGTGATTTCCTTTTGTCATTCCAGGAGAGACCCGTCTCACTGAAGAAATCGGTCCTTCCTGGTCGGGTGCCTCTGAACTCGCTGAAAGGTGCACAAACTGGACAGATTAACAGCccctttgctgctgctgccaaaaTCACCTCTGCTGACCCTGAATCCAGCCCCTTTTTACCAAAGTAAGTAGATAAAAATAGTTATTTTTGGATCAGCTGCATAATTACTTTAGTACATTATTCACTGATGAATATATACAGGTTATTTTGCTAAATGCTGcatattttctttacatttttacgGTCTAACCGAGTGGGCAGCTATATGCAGTTATGATATTCTGAGCAACCTCtactgtgataaaacaaactAGTAAACAAAGAAGCTGATATAAATATTGCATTGTCTTTGCCCAAGAAGCCATTTAAACACACAATGTTCAGTAATGgcgttttt
Coding sequences within:
- the cndp2 gene encoding cytosolic non-specific dipeptidase — encoded protein: MAHLTSLFKYVDEHQDLYVKRLADWVEVQSVSAWPEKRGEIKKMMEMAAKDIERLGGTVELVDIGKQKLPSGEEIPLPPIILGRLGSDPGKKTVCIYGHLDVQPANIDDGWDTEPFTLVEKDGKLYGRGSTDDKGPVLAWFNCIEAYQKIQQELPINIKFCFEGMEESGSEGLDELVFARKDTFLKDVDYVCISDNYWLGKTKPCITYGLRGICYFFMEVECGCKDLHSGVFGGSVHEAMTDLIALMGSLVDKRGKILVPGMYDDVAPLTDEEKKLYENIEFDLDEYCKDVGVGQLLHDSKEQILMHRWRYPSLSLHGIEGAFAETGAKTVIPRKVIGKFSIRLVPDMDPKVVEKQVLDYLQKKFAELGSPNKLNVSMGHGAKAWVSDFNHPHYMAGRKAMKTVFGVEPDLTREGGSIPVTLTFQEATGRNVMLLPVGSSDDGAHSQNEKINRSNYIQGTKMLGAYFHEVSQLE